A genome region from Haliotis asinina isolate JCU_RB_2024 chromosome 11, JCU_Hal_asi_v2, whole genome shotgun sequence includes the following:
- the LOC137255880 gene encoding uncharacterized protein isoform X1, producing the protein MATEAPHRVLLQCAHNCVCKQKFLFVLMMFTVVVVVINLTTTKYTPLMVYQRVFSSNAMDNRTDGTPVEHETPHYDQPTDPNCIYPGICRVPTKNKTVYFNYTRTQTFYEKLNETVDFNRQTTHAERVVPNIVHVTWYGGPKKNTFLFHHLISLLSIRQVLKPTRILFWCDLIPKGIYYEQTMERVPEIVHVVRDPPTEIMGRPIKVPEHQSDIVRLEAILEYGGIYVDLDVIAVKSFEPLYHFDVTMGYETPDGLCNGIMVAKPWADFMRIWYKEYKTFDDKVWGYHSVNLPAILAHKYPKLIHTEATSMNHPNPGESFALQYGAKPFDWQNKNYAVHTWIRTQLIAHKLNAWSIRTWDCAAGEMFRYFYFGDKALIPPID; encoded by the exons ATGGCAACAGAGGCTCCGCATAG GGTACTCTTGCAGTGTGCGCACAATTGTGTTTGCAAACAAAAATTCCTATTTGTGCTGATGATGTTTACAGTGGTTGTCGTCGTCATCAATCTCACAACAACGAAGTATACTCCTCTAATGGTGTACCAACGGGTATTTAGTTCCAACGCGATGGACAACAGAACTGATGGAACCCCTGTGGAACACGAAACCCCACATTATGATCAGCCAACTGATCCTAACTGTATATATCCTGGTATATGTCGCGTTccaactaaaaacaaaactgtgtATTTTAATTATACTCGGACTCAGACATTTTACGaaaaactcaacgaaactgtagattttaacaGACAGACAACTCATGCGGAACGAGTGGTGCCTAATATTGTTCATGTAACATGGTATGGTGGTCCAAAGAAAAACACATTCCTTTTTCACCATTTAATATCCTTGTTATCCATACGTCAAGTGCTCAAGCCGACCCGCATCCTGTTTTGGTGTGACCTCATTCCGAAAGGAATATATTACGAGCAGACAATGGAACGAGTTCCTGAGATTGTCCACGTGGTACGAGATCCTCCTACCGAAATCATGGGACGACCCATCAAGGTTCCAGAGCACCAGTCTGATATTGTCAGACTGGAAGCCATACTGGAGTATGGAGGAATATACGTTGATCTTGATGTGATTGCCGTTAAGTCATTCGAACCTCTGTATCA CTTCGATGTGACAATGGGTTACGAGACTCCCGACGGTCTCTGCAACGGTATTATGGTGGCGAAGCCGTGGGCGGACTTCATGAGGATTTGGTATAAGGAGTACAAGACATTTGACGACAAGGTCTGGGGTTACCATTCCGTCAATCTCCCAGCCATCCTGGCCCACAAATACCCCAAACTAATTCACACAGAGGCCACTTCCATGAACCACCCAAACCCGGGAGAGAGCTTTGCGCTTCAGTATGGGGCAAAACCTTTTGACTGGCAGAATAAAAACTACGCAGTGCATACCTGGATCCGAACGCAATTGATTGCCCACAAActgaacgcatggtcaatacgGACGTGGGATTGTGCAGCAGGCGAAATGTTCCGCTATTTCTACTTTGGAGACAAGGCTCTTATACCACCCATTGATTAG